Genomic window (Polaromonas sp. JS666):
AGCAAAACGCGCCGACAAAGCCCGTGAGGATTTTTCCCTCCATCGAGGTCATCGTGAAGGGAGAGACTGTCTGTTGCGTCATGCGCTTGTGGATGGCCAGCAGCGTGCCCGTGCTGAGAAAAATGAAGGCGGCCGCCGTATTCACCGCCACTGGCGGCAGCACAACATCCGTTGTGAGTTCGCTGGCATTCCAGGCGTAGCCGATCGCCGAAAGCGTGCCAATGATCAGGGTTACCGCGGTGGCCAAAAATGCCGGCGAGCGCAGGCCGGATCGCGGCAGGATCAGCAAGGCCAATCCAATGCAGGCGAAAGCCACGGCGCTGTAGGGTGACATGCGGCCGCGAATCGCGTTGTAGGCGCCCTGGCGGTCCAGGAACAGCAACTCGTCAATGCCCAGGCGCCAGTCGAACAGATACTGCCCCAGGGTGGCCAGGCCCAGCACGCAGACAAAAAGCGCCAGTGCCTGCCCTCCATACTGAAAAACTACCGGCCGCTGGAAATCCAGCATCCACAAGGCCGCGCCCGCCGCGATCAGCGCCAGTGACGTATTGGCTTTCATTTCCACGGCACCCGGCAACACACTTTTGAGCAGCGGCACATCCCATACCCAACCCGCCAGTACCGACAGTCCTGTGAGGAGGGTCACGCTGGCGGCGAGCCTGATCACCAGTGTGGTCAATGGTGCGGCGGCACCCGGTTTGTAAGGGACATCTTGATGGTCACTCTGGCTGGATTCATGCAAGGTGCTGGACATGGGCTAAGGCTTCAACGTGGGCTGCCGGTGCAAACAGCCCGGGCTGATGGCTGCAAGGCCGTTCAAGTCTTGAGACCGGGCGCTGCTGACGCTATACGGGCAGCGCAAAATGAAACACCGCACCCTGACCCACCTTGCCCTCGGCCCACACGCGGCCGCCATGCCGGGTCACCACGCGCTGGACGATGGGCAAGCCCACCCCGTTCCCTTCAAACTCCTCGTCGGTGTGCAGTCGCTGAAATATTTCGAAGAGTTTGTCGTAGTGGTCCATGCTGAAGCCGGCGCCGTTGTCACGCACCGAATAAACGGCCTCCGCGCCGTCTATGCGGCCACTGATTTCGATCAGGGGGTTGGGTGTGCGACTGCTGTACTTCACGGCGTTGGACAGCAGGTTCACCCAGACCTGGCGCAGCAGCGAAGCGTCTGCCTGCGCCGGCGGCAGCGACTCCAGGACGACGCGTGGTTTGCTGCCCTCCGGATGGCGTTGCAGGAGTTCTTCGATGACCTGTTGGGCCAGTCCATGCATGTTCACACTGGCTTTGCTGATCTCGCGCTGGCCCAGCTTGGAGAAGGCCAGCAGGTCGTCAATCAGTTTGGCCATGCCTTTGATATTGTCCCGGATGATCGACACATAGCGCTGACCCTTTTCGTCCAGCCGGCTGGCGTAATTTTTCTCCAGCAGGCCGGCATAGCCGCCGATGATGCTCAGTGGCGAGCGAAGGTCGTGCGTCGCTGCGGACGTAAAGCTTTCCAGGCTTTTGTGACTGGCTTCCAGTTCTTCAGCGCGAGCCTTCAAAATCGCATTGAGGTTGAGGATTTCCTTTTCCATTTCCTTTTGCTGGGTAATATCCTCGGAAATTCCCAGGAGGTGAGTCGCTAGGCCGTTCTCGCCGAGCACCGCCACCTTCTTGGTGCGAAGCAGGCGTATCCCCTTGTTGGCCGTCTGCACGGGCTCCTCAGCGATTTCCAAGACTTTTCCGCTGGCCAGCACCTCGCGCTCCCTGGCCACAAAATGATCGCTCTCATTCTTGGGGAAGAAGTCATGGTCACTTTTTCCGAGCAACTGGTCGCGCGAATAACCAAGCAGGTTCTCGCCCGCCCGATTGAGCCTGACAAACTTCAATTCCGCAGCATCCTTGATAAAGATCATGTTCGGAATGTTCTCGATGATCGAGTCGAGGAAACGGTTTGCCGCCAGCAGCTCGGTGGTGCGTTTGGCCAGTTCCTCACGGCTTTCGTGAAGTTCCCTGTTGCGCTGGGCGGTGGTTTCGTAAGTCGACATCAGCAGGTTGAGGATTTGGGCACGGCTGGCCGTAATCTGGTGCTTCTCGCCATGGAAGGAGATCTCCACCCCCGGGCCTTCTTCTGCGGTGGAGCGAAGGTGCTGGTTGCTGAGCGCATGCTGCACGCGCGCCAGCATATGGGTTCGGTCATAGGGTTTGATGACAAAGCTGTCAGCGCCGCTTTTGAGCCCGAGCAACACGTCATCGGGGTCCGACAGGTTGGTCACCAGAATCACCGGAATATGGCAAAGATCGGGGTTGGCCTTGATCTGCCGGCACAGCTCGTAGCCGCTCATCTCCGGCATGTTGACGTCGCTGACAAGCAGTGAGGGGCGTATCCGGGCAGCCAGTTCCAGGGCGAGCCGGCCGTTTTTCGCAACGCTGGTTGCGTAGCCTTCTTCTTCGAGGAGGCGGCGCAGCATGTAGGCCTGCACGCCACTGTCTTCTGCGATCAGGATGTGCGCGGGTGGAGCGGGTGAAGCAACTGGAGAGGGCTCAGCAGAAGGCATGGGGCCCTTCCGCAGGATGAGCTAGCGGGCCGTGCATGGGACGTGAGCTGCTCGCAATGAGACCCACTGCGGACTTTTGGGAGTCACGCACGGTAGTAGCGCGGTTGCCACAGAGTCGCGCATGAAGGCAGAGGGGCTGCGTCCCGCTAATGGTGTCCATTAATTAAGCCTGCTCCCTGGGCGCAAATCCCAAACACCACGTGGTGGTCATGAGTGAGACTTGTGCGTATCAGCTTGTTTTGGCTAGTTTAGCTAGCATTCTTTTACCAGACAAGGCAGTCAGCCATTCGATTTCAGGGAAAGTTTAACTATCATGATGACAATTTTTCTATCTTTCCGTGGGAATATCCTCATACTCCATGAGCATTCACACACTAATCCGCGAAAAACGCCGGCTTTTAGGGCTGAGCGTGCAGCAATTCGCTGATGCGGCTGGGGTAAGCCGTGGTGCTGTCCAGCAATGGGAAAAACCAGACGGAACAGCGCCCAAGCGCGCCAATCAACCCAAAGTAGCCGAACTGCTGGGAATTTCGGTGGCCGAACTTGTTTCCGGCGATTCCCGCATGAGCCCGGGCCTGGGCATAGACGTGCGGGCTGAAATACCGCTGATCTCTGAAGTGCATGCTGGCAATTACACGGCCATCGACAACTTCCAGCCCAGGAGCGGCTTTGAGATGGTGCCTGTCACCGTGCCGGTCAAACGCCAGACTTTTGCCCTGCGCGTGCATGGCGACAGCATGGTGGGTATTACCGGCGACTCCTTTCCCGAAGGTTCGATTCTGGTGGTGGAGCCCGAATTGACGGCCGAGCCGGGCGACTACGTGATTGTGCTGAACAGCAAGAACCAGACGACGTTCAAGCAGCTGGTCAAGGACGGCGCCGATTACTACCTTAAGCCCCTGAACACCCGCTACCCCGTCAAACCGCTGGGTAGTGCCGAGATCATCGGCGTGGTGCGCGAGTTCAGCAAACGTTTTCGTTAGTGGTTAGTGGTTAGTGGTTAGTGGTTAGTGGGGTGCAGGGCCTGCGACCTTTTTTGCGGGCTTGACTGACCGCTCACTGATTCAGGGCAGTTCGAGCTCGACCAGTACCGGCGCATGGTCGCTCGGGTGCTCGGGTGCTCGGATACTTGGTTTTACGCGGCAGCTTGTCAATCAGGCAGTTTGTGGCGGCCGGCTTGAGTGCATTATTGAGTGCATAACTCACCAGGATGCAATCATTGCGCAGGCCGCAATTCCTGCGAAACACACACTCCCGGTAGTCCCGCCGCGAGTCGTTTTCTTCGGGCGGCTGAAATGGGCTCAAACAGGCGCAAGGGCGCCCGTCAGACCTCGGTCTAGTGGCGCCTGAAAGTGTTGGCTTTCTTCTTGGGCGTGATGATGGTTCCGCGTTCTTGCGTTTTCGCAAAAATTACAGCGCTCGCATCATATAGTTGCCGGATCAGAAACCATAAAAGGACCATCATGAGTCTTTCCGAGGCCGACATGCGGGTGCGCCACCTGCAGGAGACGGCCCTGCGTTATTTCTTCGAGGTAGCGCGCTGCGGCTCACTGACGGAGGCCTCGGAACGGCTTCACGTGGCGACTTCGGCGATCAGCCGCCAGATTGCCGGGCTGGAGCAGGCGCTGGGTACGGCGCTCTTTGAGCGGCATCCGCGCGGCATGGTGCTGAACGCGGCCGGCGAGATACTGGCAACGCACGCGCGCCGGGCGAGCCTGGATGCGGAAAGAGCGATCCATGAGATCCTTGCCTTGCAAGGCCTGCGCTCGGGCAAGGTGCGAATCGCCGCATCAGAGGCATTTGCCAACGAGTTCCTGCCGCCGCTGATCATCGCATTCAGAGCCGCGAATGAGGGCATCGTTTTCGAGTTGAATGTCGAGCCACCGGCCCAGGTGTCGGTGCGCGTTCGCGACGGCGATGCAGACATCGGATTGAGATTCAGTCGTGTCCCGGACAAGGAGATCAAGGTTGAGTACCGCCAGCCGGCGCCCGTGCTGGCGCTGATGCGCCACGATCATCCCCTGGCCCAGTCCCGGTCGGTCACGCTGGCGCAGATGAGCGCCTATCCGATGGTGCTGCCTGCACCGGACACGGCGGTGCGCCAGATGATCGACATGGAGTGCAGCCGCCAGCAATTGCTGATGGAGTCCGTGCTGACCAGCAACAGCATGACGACGCAGCACAACTTTGTCGTGCATGGCGGCGGCATCACCTTCTGCGGCGAGGTGTCGGTGCGGCACCTGGTCGCTGCCGGCACGCTGGTGGTGATTCCGATTCGCGATCACGGCATGGGCTTGCGCTACATCGAGGTGCAAACGCTGGCCGGCCGCAGCTTGCCGCAAGCGGTGCAGTCCTTTCTCGACTATCTCAAGCAACGCCTGGCCGACCAGCCATAGACGGGTTTCGGGTTTTGATGCCACATCGCTAGCCGCAATACGGTTCAGTCAAGCCCTTGCCGCTGGTTTGTCATTCCCGGACTTGATCCGGGATCCATGGATTGCGGGCCAGGCCCGCAATGACAAGTCAGGGTTTTTGGTCATTCCGATTCAGGGTGAATAACTTAACTGAACAGTATTGCCGCTAGCCGTTTGATCCGTCCGACGAGCGACAAGTCCTTGCGGTTTTTGCGCGCCTGGTTGTGTGTCTTGGTTTGCCGTTTCGGCAATGATACATTGCAAATTCTCTTATTGTGGTAATGCTGAAGTCTTCCTAAGATGCTGTCGGACCTGACTTTCCTGGCATCGCTCGCCCCACCATTCAAGGAAAATTTCACATGCGTTATCTGTCTAACTGCCTCCGCATGCTCGGAGTCGTCGCGCTCATTGCCGCATCCGCAGCCGCTCAAGCCCAAACCTGGCCCGAGCGGCCGGTGCGCTTGGTGGTGCCGTTTCCTGCCGGCGGCGCAACCGACCTGGTTGCCAGGGTTATTGCCCAGCGCGTGTCAAAAGACATCGGGCAGCAAATCGTCGTTGATAACAAGGCCGGTGCGGGCGGCACCATAGGCTCGGCCGAGGCCGCAAAGGCGACGGCCGATGCCTATACCCTGCTATTGACGACGAGCAGCACGCACGCCATCTCGCCGCACCTCATGCCCAAGCTGCCCTACGACGCCATCAAGGATTTCACGCCGATTGCGCACCTGGCCGACGCCGCGAGCGTGCTGCTTGTGACACCGTCGCTGCCTGTGAAAACGGTGCCCGAGCTGATCGCTTACGCCAAAAAGCATCCTGGCCAACTCAATTACGCCAGCAGCGGCAATGGCACTATCGTGCATTTGACGACCGAAGCCTTCAAGGCCCAGGCTGGCATTTTTATTACCCACGTGCCTTACAAGGGCACGGCACTGGCCATTCCCGATGTCATTGCCGGCTCGGTGCCGGTGCTGATCGACTCCATCCCGTCGGGCATGCCGCATGTCAAGAGTGGTCGGCTGCGTGCCTTGGCCGTCACCGGAGACAAGCGCTCCGCACTGGCGCCCGAGCTGCCGACCGTGGCCGAGGCGGGCCTTCCTGGTTTTTCATCCGTGACCTGGTTTGGGCTGTATGCACCGCGCGGCATGAAGGCTGATCTGGTGGTGCGTGTGCATGAGGCCTTCGCTAAGGCGGCCCACGCGCCCGAGGTGGTGGAAAGCCTGGCCAAACTCGGTGTTGAACCCGCCCCACCGGGCACGCCCGCACAGTTCGCCGAGATGGTGTCTGCCGACAGCCAGCGCTGGGCGCGCATCATTCGCGAACGCAAGATCACCCTTGAATGAAATACACACCCATGCCCATTCCATCCGCCATGGACTTCACGAATCCCTATGCCTCGGCACGTTCTGCCGTGCTGGGGCGCAACGTTGTCAGTACCTCGCAGCCACTCGCCGCACAGGCTGGCCTGCGCATGCTTCTTGCCGGAGGCAATGCCGTTGACGCCGCCATCGCCACGGCGATGGCGTTGACGGTTGTCGAGCCGACCGGCTGCGGCCTCGGCAGCGATGGCTTCGCGATTGTCTGGGACGGCAAGGAGTTGCACGGTCTGAACGCCTCCGGCCGTTCGCCCGCGGCCTGGTCAGCCGACCGTTTCGCCGGCCACGGCGCAATGCCCGACAAAGGTTGGGAGGCCGTCACGGTGCCTGGTGCCGTTTCGGCCTGGAGCGCACTGTCGCGCCGTTTCGGCCGCCTGCCATTCACCGCCCTGGCCGCGCCTGCCATTGATTACGCCCGCAACGGCTTTGCGGTATCGCCGGTCATCGCGCATTTATGGGCGCTGGGCGGGGCGCGGCTGGGCGAGCAGCCCGGCTTTGCCGAATGCTTTTTGCCCGACGGCCGCGCCCCGCGCGCGGGGGAATTGTTTCGCAGCGAGGCCCATGCGAGCACGCTGGAGGCCATTGCCGAAAGCCATGGCGAGGCGTTTTACCGCGGCGCGGTGGCCCAGCGCATCGCGGCCCATGCCAGGGCCCATGGCGCGGCGCTGACGGAGGACGATCTGGCCAACCACCGCGCCGACTGGTGCGGCACGCTGGCTCAGCCCTTCGCTGGCTCCGTGGTGCACGAACTGCCGCCGAATGGGCAGGGCATTGCAGCCTTGATGGCGCTGGGCATGATGGAGGCATTGGGTATTGGCAACCAGCCGCCCGACCATGTTGATACGGTGCACCTGTCGATTGAGGCGATGAAACTCGCGCTGGCAGACCTGCATCAATACAACGCCGACATTGACGCCATGCAGATCCCGCCCAGCGCGCTGCTGGCCCCAGCCTACCTGGCCGAGCGAGCCAGGCTGATTGACCGCCACCGCGCTGCCGACCCCGGCCATGGTGCGCCCAAGCCGGGCGGCACCGTCTATGTGGCAACGGCGGACGCCTCCGGCATGATGGTCTCCTTCATCCAGTCCAACTACATGGGATTTGGCTCGGGCGTTGTCGTGCCGGGCACCGGCGTCAGCCTGCAGAACCGGGGCCATGGCTTTTCTTTGGAACAGGGGCATGCCAATCAGGTAGGGCCTGCCAAGCGCCCTTCGCACACCATCATTCCGGCGTTCGCCATGCATGCCGATGGCACGCCGCAAATGGCCTTCGGTGTGATGGGGGGGCCGAT
Coding sequences:
- a CDS encoding ATP-binding protein; amino-acid sequence: MPSAEPSPVASPAPPAHILIAEDSGVQAYMLRRLLEEEGYATSVAKNGRLALELAARIRPSLLVSDVNMPEMSGYELCRQIKANPDLCHIPVILVTNLSDPDDVLLGLKSGADSFVIKPYDRTHMLARVQHALSNQHLRSTAEEGPGVEISFHGEKHQITASRAQILNLLMSTYETTAQRNRELHESREELAKRTTELLAANRFLDSIIENIPNMIFIKDAAELKFVRLNRAGENLLGYSRDQLLGKSDHDFFPKNESDHFVAREREVLASGKVLEIAEEPVQTANKGIRLLRTKKVAVLGENGLATHLLGISEDITQQKEMEKEILNLNAILKARAEELEASHKSLESFTSAATHDLRSPLSIIGGYAGLLEKNYASRLDEKGQRYVSIIRDNIKGMAKLIDDLLAFSKLGQREISKASVNMHGLAQQVIEELLQRHPEGSKPRVVLESLPPAQADASLLRQVWVNLLSNAVKYSSRTPNPLIEISGRIDGAEAVYSVRDNGAGFSMDHYDKLFEIFQRLHTDEEFEGNGVGLPIVQRVVTRHGGRVWAEGKVGQGAVFHFALPV
- a CDS encoding LexA family protein, with amino-acid sequence MSIHTLIREKRRLLGLSVQQFADAAGVSRGAVQQWEKPDGTAPKRANQPKVAELLGISVAELVSGDSRMSPGLGIDVRAEIPLISEVHAGNYTAIDNFQPRSGFEMVPVTVPVKRQTFALRVHGDSMVGITGDSFPEGSILVVEPELTAEPGDYVIVLNSKNQTTFKQLVKDGADYYLKPLNTRYPVKPLGSAEIIGVVREFSKRFR
- a CDS encoding gamma-glutamyltransferase family protein, which gives rise to MPIPSAMDFTNPYASARSAVLGRNVVSTSQPLAAQAGLRMLLAGGNAVDAAIATAMALTVVEPTGCGLGSDGFAIVWDGKELHGLNASGRSPAAWSADRFAGHGAMPDKGWEAVTVPGAVSAWSALSRRFGRLPFTALAAPAIDYARNGFAVSPVIAHLWALGGARLGEQPGFAECFLPDGRAPRAGELFRSEAHASTLEAIAESHGEAFYRGAVAQRIAAHARAHGAALTEDDLANHRADWCGTLAQPFAGSVVHELPPNGQGIAALMALGMMEALGIGNQPPDHVDTVHLSIEAMKLALADLHQYNADIDAMQIPPSALLAPAYLAERARLIDRHRAADPGHGAPKPGGTVYVATADASGMMVSFIQSNYMGFGSGVVVPGTGVSLQNRGHGFSLEQGHANQVGPAKRPSHTIIPAFAMHADGTPQMAFGVMGGPMQSQGHVQMALRVLHYGQNPQAAADAPRWRVTGGRKVAVEPNFDADVVRELAARGHEVTVERGNGVFAFGGAQLVYKRGDSYVAGSDPRKDGQAVAF
- a CDS encoding Bug family tripartite tricarboxylate transporter substrate binding protein; the encoded protein is MRYLSNCLRMLGVVALIAASAAAQAQTWPERPVRLVVPFPAGGATDLVARVIAQRVSKDIGQQIVVDNKAGAGGTIGSAEAAKATADAYTLLLTTSSTHAISPHLMPKLPYDAIKDFTPIAHLADAASVLLVTPSLPVKTVPELIAYAKKHPGQLNYASSGNGTIVHLTTEAFKAQAGIFITHVPYKGTALAIPDVIAGSVPVLIDSIPSGMPHVKSGRLRALAVTGDKRSALAPELPTVAEAGLPGFSSVTWFGLYAPRGMKADLVVRVHEAFAKAAHAPEVVESLAKLGVEPAPPGTPAQFAEMVSADSQRWARIIRERKITLE
- a CDS encoding LysR family transcriptional regulator yields the protein MSLSEADMRVRHLQETALRYFFEVARCGSLTEASERLHVATSAISRQIAGLEQALGTALFERHPRGMVLNAAGEILATHARRASLDAERAIHEILALQGLRSGKVRIAASEAFANEFLPPLIIAFRAANEGIVFELNVEPPAQVSVRVRDGDADIGLRFSRVPDKEIKVEYRQPAPVLALMRHDHPLAQSRSVTLAQMSAYPMVLPAPDTAVRQMIDMECSRQQLLMESVLTSNSMTTQHNFVVHGGGITFCGEVSVRHLVAAGTLVVIPIRDHGMGLRYIEVQTLAGRSLPQAVQSFLDYLKQRLADQP